One Hippoglossus hippoglossus isolate fHipHip1 chromosome 13, fHipHip1.pri, whole genome shotgun sequence genomic window carries:
- the exosc5 gene encoding exosome complex component RRP46 yields the protein MAVMEARCSSNVMLREFACEQNFLSQPDGSASFVHGDTSVYAGVYGPAEVKVSKEIYDRATLEVVIQPKVGLPSVRERSQEQCVRETCEASLLLSLHPRSSLTLILQVLHDDGSLLSCLLNAACMSLMDAGLPMSCLFCGVTCAIDADGQIITDPTAAQEKESRALMTFAIDSNKHNVLMSSTKGSFSVNELQQCIAVSQKASEKLFQFYRDSVRRRYSKTL from the exons ATGGCGGTGATGGAGGCGCGCTGCTCCTCGAACGTGATGCTGCGGGAGTTCGCCTGCGAACAGAACTTTCTGTCTCAACCGGACGGATCCGCGTCCTTCGTCCACG GAGACACGAGTGTGTACGCTGGCGTCTATGGACCGGCTGAGGTCAAAGTCAGCAAGGAGATCTATGACCGGGCGACTCTGGAGGTGGTGATTCAGCCCAAAGTGGGACTTCCAA GTGTAAGGGAGCGatcacaggagcagtgtgtgcGAGAAACCTGCGAGGCGTCTCTGCTCCTGTCGCTTCACCCGCGCTCCTCCCTCACGCTCATTCTTCAGGTGCTGCACGATGACGGCTCA CTCCTGTCCTGCTTGTTGAATGCAGCCTGCATGTCTCTCATGGACGCGGGCCTGCCGATGAGTTGCCTGTTCTGTGGAGTGACCTGTGCCATTGACGCAGACGGTCAAATCATCACAGACCCCACCGCCGCTCAGGAAAAG GAAAGTCGAGCTTTGATGACCTTCGCTATCGACAGTAATAAACACAATGTATTGATGTCCTCAACCAAAGGATCGTTTTCAGTTAACGAG ctgcagcagtgtaTAGCAGTCAGTCAGAAAGCCTCCGAGAAGCTGTTCCAGTTCTACAGGGACTCTGTGAGGCGGCGGTACTCCAAAACCCTCTGA
- the bckdha gene encoding 2-oxoisovalerate dehydrogenase subunit alpha, mitochondrial, with product MAAVSGVNKMYGACFQAVRVATGLRATRLLQHRSLRVSAVHQQQPFDSSLDKPQFPGASAEYVDQLEFIQPNVISGIPVYRVMDRQGNIINPSEDPQLSKETVMNFYQKMTLLNTMDRILYESQRQGRISFYMTNYGEEGTHIGSAAALDPSDLVFGQYREAGVLMYRGFPLDLFMAQCYANADDLGKGRQMPVHYGSKDLNFVTISSPLATQIPQATGAAYAFKRENTNRAVICYFGEGAASEGDAHAGFNFSATLECPIIFFCRNNGYAISTPTNEQYRGDGIAARGPGYGMLSIRVDGNDVFAVYNATKEARRRAVAENQPFLIEAMTYRIGHHSTSDDSSAYRSVDEVNYWDKQDHPISRLRHYMTARDWWSEDDERSWRKQSRKTVMEAFEKAERRLKPNPELMFTDVYQEMTPNLDRQRQSMWRHMQQYKEHYPLDLYDK from the exons ATGGCGGCTGTGAGCGGCGTCAACAAAATGTACGGAGCGTGTTTCCAGGCTGTTCGTGTGGCGACAGGACTGAGGGCGAcgaggctgctgcagcacaggagCCTGCGAGTCAGC GCCgtgcaccagcagcagccctTTGACTCATCGCTGGACAAGCCGCAGTTCCCTGGAGCGTCTGCCGAGTATGTGGATCAGCTTGAGTTTATCCAGCCCAATGTGATCTCTGGGATCCCAGTGTACCGGGTGATGGACAGGCAAGGAAATATCATCAACCCCTCTGAAGACCCTCAG CTCTCCAAAGAGACGGTTATGAACTTTTATCAGAAGATGACTCTGCTGAACACGATGGACCGCATTCTCTATGAGTCCCAGAGACAG GGACGGATTTCCTTCTACATGACCAACTATGGTGAGGAGGGAACACACATTGgcagtgctgctgctcttgACCCAAGTGACCTGGTCTTTGGTCAATACAGAGAAGCGG GAGTGTTGATGTATCGCGGTTTTCCTCTGGATCTGTTCATGGCTCAGTGCTATGCCAATGCTGATGACCTCGGCAAGGGTCGGCAGATGCCTGTCCACTACGGCTCCAAAGACCTGAACTTTGTcaccatctcctctcctctggccACTCAGATTCCtcagg cgaCTGGAGCTGCATATGCATtcaagagagaaaacaccaaCCGCGCTGTGATCTGTTATTTCGGAGAGGGAGCCGCCAGTGAAGGGGACGCACACGCTGGCTTCAACTTCTCTGCCACCCTAGAGTGCCCAATTATTTTCTTCTGTCGTAACAACGGCTACGCCATCTCCACCCCCACCAACGAGCAGTACAGAGGGGACGGCATTG CTGCTCGTGGTCCAGGCTACGGAATGCTGTCCATCCGTGTCGATGGTAACGATGTGTTTGCCGTGTACAACGCTACGAAGGAAGCTCGACGCAGAGCTGTGGCAGAGAACCAGCCTTTCCTCATCGAAGCAATGACGTACAG AATTGGGCACCACAGCACCAGCGACGACAGCTCGGCTTACCGCTCAGTGGACGAGGTGAACTACTGGGACAAGCAGGACCACCCCATCTCCAGGCTGAGACACTACATGACGGCCCGCGACTGGTGGAGCGAAGACGacgagaggagctggaggaagcagTCCCGTAAGACGGTGATGGAGGCGTTCGAGAAGGCTGAACGGCGCCTGAAGCCCAATCCCGAACTCATGTTTACTGACGTGTACCAGGAGATGACGCCCAACCTGGACAGGCAGAGACAATCCATGTGGAGGCACATGCAGCAGTACAAGGAGCACTACCCACTTGACCTGTATGATAAATAA